Proteins from one Impatiens glandulifera chromosome 2, dImpGla2.1, whole genome shotgun sequence genomic window:
- the LOC124927504 gene encoding uncharacterized protein LOC124927504, with amino-acid sequence MELESAPLSASSKDGKSIRQNGGSVSTNHLSSSKEVEKKQRRRRCWFICLGLILFVLAIAIILLVLAFTVFKAKHPVVTVNSINIKDLNIDLDILRLQVHINVSLDIDLSLKNPNKVGFKYTNSTSSLEYRGKVVGEFPIPAGKISAGKTVGMNITLTLMADRLLSNAQLYSDVISGNMSLSTHTRISGKVHVLFFKVKVVSYTACDVNVNVINRSITDMDCRYKTKI; translated from the exons ATGGAACTAGAAAGCGCACCTCTTTCTGCTTCATCAAAGGACGGAAAATCAATCAGACAGAACGGCGGTTCCGTTTCAACTAATCATCTCTCTTCTTCTAAAGAGGTCGAAAAGAAgcagagaagaagaagatgctggTTCATATGCTTGGGATTGATTTTGTTTGTGTTGGCGATCGCAATAATCTTATTGGTGTTGGCTTTTACAGTCTTCAAG GCCAAGCATCCAGTTGTTACTGTGAATTCcattaatataaaagatttgAACATCGATTTGGATATCTTAAGGCTTCAAGTACACATAAACGTATCACTTGATATCGATCTCTCCTTGAAGAATCCGAACAAG GTTGGATTCAAGTACACAAATAGCACATCTTCTCTTGAATATCGAGGAAAAGTTGTAGGGGAGTTTCCCATCCCCGCTGGAAAGATCTCAGCAGGAAAAACAGTTGGCATGAACATAACCCTAACTTTAATGGCGGATCGTTTGTTGTCGAATGCACAACTCTATTCAGACGTTATTTCGGGAAATATGTCACTTAGTACTCATACTAGAATATCGGGCAAAGTTCATGTATTGTTCTTCAAAGTCAAAGTTGTCTCTTATACGGCATGTGATGTGAATGTCAATGTTATCAATAGGTCCATTACAGACATGGATTGTCGCTACAAGACCAAAATTTAA